From the Octopus sinensis linkage group LG3, ASM634580v1, whole genome shotgun sequence genome, the window TTGTTGTTTACGACTTCCCCCTATTGTTCAATAAGTTTTGCAATGTCTCGGTGATAGAAATCTCCCAGTCTTGACTCAGAGAATTCGTCCAACCAAGCCCTCAATTTCATGTCATTATTGAACAATACACCATGCAAAGCAATCAAAAGAGATGAAAATCTGATGGCACCAAGTCTGGAGAGTATGGAGGATGAGGCAGCTCTTTCTGTTTGATGTTAGGACACACATTGTGTTGCAGAAGAACTCCATTTCGCCTATTCAgtttttttgctgaattgctttGTTGAGTCACTGCAGTTGTTGAACGTAGAGCTCTGCATTAAATGTTTGATTGCGCTCAACCAGTTCATAACAAATTGTGCCTTCCCAGTCACCACCATACACACCACATGGTCTTTCAAGGATGAAGGTCTTGTTTTGCTTGTAGAGTCGCTTGTTTGTCGGAGCTGAGCCATTTATTTTgctgcttcattttgatgtaaagGCACCATTTTCTATTACTAGTGATAATGTggtaaagaaaacgttgtttgTGACTATATGTTGAGCGATGTCGAGCAAACAAACTGGTGGCAATTGTGgagcattgatttttgttgtttttactcaAAGTGTATGGTACCCAAGTGCTGAGTTTCTAAACTATTGAGTGAAGGTGGTTCACCACTTTTTTTTCATCACATTCCATTTGCTCCACCAATTCTCTGGTTGTTTGACGTGGATTTTTATGAAGAAGTTGATTCAATtgctcttcattgaactcaatTGGTTGACTGGTGTGTGATCCATCCTTGaggtcaaaattcccatttttgaaACATGAAAACCAATGGCAGGCAATATATTGAGACATTacttctccatacacagcacaaatctcACAAGCAGCTTCGGCAGCCTTAACACCTTgattaaatgcaaaaagcaaatggtgtcgaaaatgcttatgtttgtccacttgacattccattttaatgatctgaagatacacaaaaatcaacaaaagtaaaaaaaatcaaaatacagtAGTCCCCCGGTATTACATTCCTAGAGCATGGTCCATAAAATGCCTACAAATgtcaaaatataatgtaaaatattatatatatcaggagtggctgtgtggtaagtagcttgctaaccaaccacatggttccaggttcatcccacagcgtggcatcttgggcaagtgtcttctgctatagccccgggccgaccaatgccttgtgagtgaatttggtagacagaaactgaaagaagcctgtcgtatatatatatatatatgtgtgtgtgtatgtgtttgtgtgtctgtttttgtccccctagcattgcttgacaaccgatgctggtgtgtttatgtccccatcacttagcagttcggcaaaagagaccgatagaataagtactgggcttacaaagaataagtcccggggtcgagttgctcgactaaaggtggtgctccagcatggctgcagtcaaatgactgaaacaagtaaaagagtatatatatatatatatatacacacacacacatttatatattcattttgcaagattcttgatgtgatttcctgtgttaaaacagatattgttgcatTTAGGGATGGTCGTGTTGccaatttagccaataaaaacacacacactatatatttggtgttcacttgcttcagctttattttatataaattttatttaggccagagttctttcgtcacacttctgtgacctcatcagtggtcctttactttcttctttcttttccgtgtgtctctccttactaatgatctgccattttgtattccaATAGGTCACAGAGGtgtgaggtcacagaagtgtgatgaaagaactctggccgaaatacaattcatataaaataaagctgaagcaagtgaagaccaaatatattgtgcgtgtgtttttattggctaaactggcaacatgaccatccccaaatacaacaataaatatacatagatacatacatacatatatatatatatacatacatatatattatatttaataataattttataaaaaattaagtaaaatgtaCGGTTACTCACCAATAATGAATGATATTGATTTAAgacgatgatgaaaataatgagggTAATGACTGCACAGCAAAGAAGATTTAAAGCTCTTCAGATGTTTTAGGGGATGTCGTATCTTCATGCAAGGCTTTTTTGGTGATCTTGAGGAACATTGTGGTGGGAAGTTGCTGTCGTTTCTTCTTGGTGGTGAGGAGAATTTTATATGTCTGCAATCCTGGCATTTTTAAATTGGAGAGACCGAACCATATAGGGATCCCATGCTCCTGCTTTCCCTTGGAATTCCTTTGCTGTCCTTAAAAGATCAGACAGACATTTGATTGTCAGGCTCACCCCATCTCCCCCTTCCTCTGGATCTGgtgcttcctcctcctctttgctGGCAGACATTAACTCCAACAAATCTTCATCTATCAGGGTTTCAGAGTAGGCATCAATGAGGTCCTTGACCTCATCTTGTGTAATGTCAAAACCTTCACCACCAAGTACCTTTGCCAGTTTCCTCTCATTGTTGAAAGCCTCATGCTGAATATCTGCAGGTGAGAAGCCCCCGTAGTCCTGGACACACTCTGGCCATACCTTCTTCCAGCATGCGATGAGGGtttcttttgtcatttctttAAGAGCAGCGTGGATGACTGACAGGCACATTGTGTTCGTGAACTTCTCATCCAAATCCATTGCATCCACAGTGTTGGAGAGTGTGTAGAATGCATGGATCATCCCTTGATCTGTAGGCTGGATGAAGGAGGTGGTATTGGCAGGGAAGATCTCAACTTGAACTTCCTTGTGGTTCAAATCCAAAGAGTGACCACCAGCAACACCTTGAGTTCCATGCAAACATTTTGGAAGTATACTTTGGCTTGAGGGATGAAGTATTGGTGGAAGCAATTCAAAGTTAGACCTTTGGTAATCCAGGCCTTGGGGTTGCGCATCCAGTGGACAGGCAGcagatttttattcttatttttgaagGCCCTCAGGTTCATGGATTTGTAGATAAGTCCTGGTTTCATCATGAAGCCAGCAGCATTGCCACACGTAATTAGCATCACTTTGTCCTTCTGTGCCTTAAACGCTGGGGCTCTGGCTTCATCCTTCATGATCTATGTTCTGGAAAGCATCTTCTTCGAGAACAAGCCAGTCTTGTCCATACTAAAAACCTGTTCCAGCTTGTATCCCTTGTCCTCAATAATCTACCTGAAAGTCTCAAGGTACTTCTCGGTGACTTTTTTGTCAGCTGATGCTGTCTCTCCATGCAGAGAAACACACTTTATTTTAAACCATTTCTGGAAACGGTCAAACCATTCCTTGCTGGTTTGAAAATCTTTGGGCTCCAATGTTGTCAGTGATCTTGGTTGCGGTTTTTTGGTGCCCTCTGCTCTGTCTCCTCTGTGAAACTGCTGGTATAATTTCTGCACTTTCTTGTGGGTGATGTTACCACTCAAGGAGATGTTTTTCTTCTTGCAGTCAATGATCCACAATACTAAGGCAGATTCCTTCCTGACAAAGCGCTTATTTCTCACTATCGTTATCTTTTTGGCACTTTCACTGAAACTTACTGCTATGGTAGTCCTGATCACCACCTTGTTCTTCTTTATTTAGCGTATGATGCTTTCATTGACAGCATAATAACGACCTACTGCAGCATAACTTTTACCTTCCTGGAACATGTCCAGCAGTTGTACCTTCTCATGGAGCGTCATAACAGCTTTCTGGTGCTTAGATTCACTGCCAGAAGTCTTAGAAGGTGTAGGGCATTTTGGGCAGCATCTTAGGGCTTTAATAACATGCTGCAAAAAATGCAGTACTCAGCAAAATACTGGAGATAACTTGATGCAGTTTTTCCAAAAAAAGAAACCTACAGAAAAATCTTCTTTGCATCTAATATGCACAAACCACAAATGGGAGATTGAGCAGAGATTAAAAATAATCATGGTTTTGAAAAATTTAGTTTGTATTACCACTAGATACagtaatctataatataataataagagagagtgagtgagtgagagaggggggagggagggagggaccaGTAAGTGACCTAATTTCAATGATGCTATATTGGCTCATGACCTTAAAAATTATTCTGTTGAAATAAATATTGTGTATGATCAAATGTagtaatgatttaaaaaaatacactaaTAGTTGCTATACTAATTAGCAAGCTTTGAAGGAAAGCAGGAATAAGAGATACAAGATACAGTGTACTCgtatctaaaaaaaaatcaagcgaCATAATGCATGGCTATTCTAATCAAAGGTATCTTCAGCTGTGAAGGGGCATCCAATAAACTGACAAATATGGTATCTTATTATTAATAGTTTAGCCTTAAAAAGTGTGGAAAAGTATATATTGGCACAAAAAATGCCATAAAAAATCACGGATGATATTTATGATTCCGCAAATAACCGGGCCCACAAATTTGAGAAAAATGCTCATGAATTTATTCCTCAACCAACTATTTGGTTGGAACAAATGTTCTTAGAGTTGAATGCCCTTATAGTTGAACACCCATACAAGAAGTAAGAATGGAACCCTTTTGTCAGTCAAGCAAACAGAAGCAAATGGTGATGTGTGCATTGTCCAGAGATCTTTAACAAACGCTTTGTATTGTTTGAATTTATTAATGGGTATACTTAATGTTACTGTTGACTGTTATCTAACTAGTTatgtgttttatgtttttgtatttgaagcCATTCTGTCTCCAGTGAAATCTTACTTCATCCACAATCAGATATACCTCCTGTTCAGGAGAAACGCATTTTAGTGGTTCCAAATCATCAAACAGCAGTGATGTCCAATCTATTTTCCATGTGGAAAGCAGGGCGTTTGTGTGACTCGTACATCAGTAATGGTACTACAAATATATTGGTATgtcataaatttaattttaacgcAACTATAATTATAGttgtaatataataattataataatttcagaCATTACCACAAGGCTAAAATTTTGTGGAATGAATATAATTAAATCAGCTTCAGTTCTGCACAGcaacttcattttatcaattttggaaagatgaaatgcaaaaatgactttagcaggatttaaactcagaacataaaatattACAACTAAAAGCTGCAAAAAATTTTATCTgacactaatgattctaccaatctttaaaatatttaatatagttCATAATTCACCCCTATGATTTTATTCATACAGCCTTCTCCTTTTGTCTTGAATCTGTGTAATTTCTTCCACGAGGCTGTCTGTTTAAAATGACATCCTAATTTCTTCTACCTAATATTATCTCATATGTACCTTCCACCAGTAACTTACTACACATTTTTACTCAATAAGCAACGGTTATTgccattatatatgtaaatctgtatAGTTATCTTTCTTGTCATATATCAATCAATAATTAAGATGCTCTGTAACTGTCTCAACTCATGTATTTAGCATTTTTTACaaattagcaatatatatatcaatcagctTGTTCTTAACTTGTTACTTGTCAGTTACAATAGATCTTCTACATTCATTGTCAGTATATTATTGCCTTACAGCATAACTTTTACACGTGCTTTATTTGAACTGATCTTTACACAGGGACAGAAATTCATTCTAATACTTCAGTACTACTCTGAATTTTTCTTCAGTGAGAATTTAGTTAATATTGCTACAGTGAAATGTATTAGGATAACTTTGTCAGTAAAACTTTGTGATTATCCTAAATTCAATAACAGGCTCCAGTTGAATGATCTTTGCAAATATTAAATGGGTGAAAGGATATTTAATGTgtataaattacaattttaatttttgctaGATTTGTTCCAgatgtattttatatgttttcAGGTCCATAAAATGGTTTTAGGAGCTGTGTGTCCAAAACTACTGCCAGCTCTCCATCATTCATTAAGAGGTTCATTTCCCAAAGTGGTCTTTCCAAGTTCAGTCAGTAAAGAAGGACTTTTAGCATTTGCAGAATACATGTACAGCGGCATTTTAGATCTGAATGAAGAAATTCTAGTCCAACTGAAGACTATTGCtgaaaaattagaaatgaaagaTTTTGAAGATCTTTGTTGTAAGGAATTGAACAAAGCTAAGACAAAAGATATTTTATCAGGTGTAGTGGAACCTTTGTTGGCAGAACCTTGTTCTTTGTCAGGATTATTTCCTTCCAAAGCACAAGGAGACACTAACAAGAATTCTATGCTAATGAAGttatttagaaataattacagcAATATTAACATGCAAGCTGATGTTGCCGTTACCATTGCATCAACATCTACATCCAATACAACTTCTGTTTCTGATGTAAGATCTGCAGAAAATATGGTTACTGACCAGATTGTCGATATCAAGACTGAAGTGGAACCAGAGATAGAGTCTGCCATCAACCCAAAGACCCTGCAGTTAAAAATGGAACCCTGCAGTCCTGAAGACAATCAAAGCAGTATTGAAGAAGAATTTTCTGTGGATATTCATACGTCCAGTTATAAAAATAATGTTCGGTTAAAACCTGCTGCCAGTACCACTCatgaaaatatcaataaagacaaTGTTGTTAATATTGATTCCAGTGATAGCATCAATATATCTGATACCTGTAGATCTGAAGAGACTTGTATACAGCATTCAGAAGACTGTGATAAAGATTCTGATAATCAAAAAGAACTGCAATTAATTTCAGTTACATCTGctacagaaaatataaatgaagacaGTCTCAGTGATAATTCTGATGTGATAAAGATCTCCAGTATGATATCTTCAAATACAAAGTTACCTCAGCCATCAAATTCAGGACCATATCCCATTAGTTTTATTTCTGCACAtgacagtaaaaatataaatcttcaaaatgtatgaaaaatatttatttaccttttcctAATATCAGGTTTGTATAAAGGACTTATAAGTATTTTTAACTGCAAATTACAAGTTTCCTTTTGTTATTCaaatcaaatttattaaaatgaattgttgacatatttattttatatgttgtataatgttatttttgaaatTACACTTTATGCACTGTTACATCTGTTTCTCAGTAATAGCATGATTTgagtagattttaaaaaattttgtcatctctgtgtggTTGTTTTACATTTGAAGGTCAGATTTCCTACCATTCATCATTCAACCATAAAATGGAGATATTCAAATAATGAACTTTTAAAGGATGCTTCAGATGAAATACAATGTCAGCGAAATATCccattatttgaaaaaaatttttttttggctatTTAAGTCACTGAACTCTCGTTCATGCTAAGCATATCTTTCAAggtttataataatttatattgagTCGAATACTTCAGtctgataaattattttattgatcgacTAAGTTAGCTTTTGATGTAAAGGGATGCAACTTGATGCAGTGTTTTACAGACAAACacgagtgtatgcatatgtatatatatatatatatatatatatgtatctgtgtgtgtgttgtctttagCTCACTGACTCACTCCTGTTTCTTTCTCCCTCCAACTGATGGTCACATTCGACATGTGTTCACCATTCACCTCTATCACTATCTTTATCCATTTGTCACTCCCCTTTTGCACTCATGTGAATTTACTTGTCTATCTACTACTCACTCTGTTCAATCCTTTGTACCAATTCTCTTATTCACCTTCCTGTCATCTAAAGCTTACCTTGTTTCTCAGATGTTTAACTCTATATCAAGTTCCAAACCATCTTTCTTAATTTACATGGCAACAAATGATATAATAGCAAAACAGTTTCTTgagttcaaataaaattaaatgaatttttagaaACAACTACTGATTGTAGACTTGCAgttatagtattattatcattgttgttgttatttagtatctatatcaaatatttaaattatttcttaaatTGCCCAGGCAAAAATTTTCTTTGAATCTTGAATTATTGTTTGAAAGGCTAGAGAACAATTTGAAAGATTGAAAATAGTGTTAGCACTATTCTCAGGATATATTTAAAAGAGATGACTCTTCTAAAACATACCACAATAAGCACTTTTTATGATAGTTAATAGTTTTAAAACCATCTCTATTTAACAACTGCATCATTTATTgaattagaattataaaaaaagcaTACTTGATCTCTTTCTGAAACATACTTTGTGTTCTTTTGGGTCAGAAATTAAGTATTAGTTGTGGATGTTATTTCTGTGAACTTTGAGTtaaatttggttggtggaaattgTTTGAaagtttgatgtatgtatgtgtgaggttgtgtgtgtgtgtgtataaatgttgacGTTCTTTGGCTTAACCTATTGCCATCTGAGTGAAATGGTGATATGATTTCTACATTCCTCGTTGAGTATACAATTGGTCACCATGTTGTTTCAAAGACCAGTGAAATAAAAGATTCCTTAATTGAAAATCAAGTATGAGTTGGTAACAAGAAGAGCATCTGGTTGTAAAATCCTTTCTTAAATCACCGTCCAATTCATGTGAGTATGGAAAGAGGGACattaaacaaacaagcaaatatgtgtgtgtttgtctctgtatgtCTTTGCATTGACACTGCTTGGGCTGTAGTGACATTGTGTCCTGTATAAATATGTCCAGCATCTCAGTGACAACTTGTGGTATAAAATACCTTACTTAAGAGCAAGTAAAGTCTAGGGAACATCAAGGCCAGTTGACATTACCGTAGCAGAAGAtcattctctctccaaagcactgccgtagcaactgcattgtttctcttgcggtATGAACAGTTGCCCcgtcttgctggaaccatgtatGAAGTCTAGTTTGAATGGCTTTCACATTCTTGACTAGCctggattttttcttgtggggatacctgaaagagagtgTTTATGTCAAGAAACCGGAGACcttggtgcaactgaaggagaacatcaatagagaaatcagagaagtggggtctgaaaccaCTTAGGGTGTTAAGAGCACAGGCATGCAAAAccaaaaatggctgccatttaagggATGTCAGTTTTCATATGTGATGTCgtagtgttgcaaaatttga encodes:
- the LOC115209550 gene encoding uncharacterized protein LOC115209550; the protein is MARPRKYKTEAEKREARRQRERIKRANETPLERDHRLMKLSLNEWKRRRSETVEQRSERLKRLSLNARKRRAKETAEERANRLRKLSESEMRRRARETSEERKRRLKKLAEYAKNKRTSESNCPNTQVAKMARGRKQTANGIKITLTNCYDDQENHYLEEMHHDPEKFQALVEKSGLNSIPTSQLRCVETRKLQKVSVGIGANRKKKTKTTTRAQRNQLISVYTSNKANSKLCKTRTNAMFHSVSSEILLHPQSDIPPVQEKRILVVPNHQTAVMSNLFSMWKAGRLCDSYISNGTTNILVHKMVLGAVCPKLLPALHHSLRGSFPKVVFPSSVSKEGLLAFAEYMYSGILDLNEEILVQLKTIAEKLEMKDFEDLCCKELNKAKTKDILSGVVEPLLAEPCSLSGLFPSKAQGDTNKNSMLMKLFRNNYSNINMQADVAVTIASTSTSNTTSVSDVRSAENMVTDQIVDIKTEVEPEIESAINPKTLQLKMEPCSPEDNQSSIEEEFSVDIHTSSYKNNVRLKPAASTTHENINKDNVVNIDSSDSINISDTCRSEETCIQHSEDCDKDSDNQKELQLISVTSATENINEDSLSDNSDVIKISSMISSNTKLPQPSNSGPYPISFISAHDSKNINLQNV